A genome region from Hevea brasiliensis isolate MT/VB/25A 57/8 chromosome 7, ASM3005281v1, whole genome shotgun sequence includes the following:
- the LOC110660403 gene encoding methyl jasmonate esterase 1, with product MPLKDNLSCTKQLQSDAGQRHFVLVHGACHGAWCWYKVSALLKSAGYSVTALDMAASGVHPKQVHELHSFLDYFEPLMEFMESLPPEERVVLVGHSMGGIGVSVAIEKFPEKISAGVFVAAAMPGPDFDYKTIAQKYPKESFSPMDSKYIYDNGPNNPPTATVIGPNFMASKFYHFSSPENLVLATLLVRPYPLFSDLAIHNEILPTKERYGSVHRVYIVCDQENDVFQRLMIENNPPDEVKVIPDSDHMVMFSKPHDLCSSLMEIGDKYHST from the exons ATGCCTCTCAAAGATAATTTATCCTGCACAAAACAATTGCAGAGTGATGCAGGACAGAGGCATTTCGTGTTAGTCCATGGAGCCTGTCATGGAGCATGGTGCTGGTACAAAGTTTCCGCTCTCTTGAAATCAGCAGGTTATAGTGTTACCGCTCTGGACATGGCTGCTTCTGGGGTGCACCCAAAGCAAGTTCATGAGCTCCACTCGTTCTTGGACTACTTTGAGCCCTTGATGGAATTCATGGAGTCTCTGCCACCAGAAGAGAGGGTGGTACTAGTTGGCCACAGCATGGGAGGCATTGGCGTATCTGTCGCCATCGAAAAGTTCCCTGAGAAAATTTCTGCTGGAGTCTTTGTTGCCGCAGCTATGCCTGGTCCTGATTTTGATTACAAAACTATAGCACAAAAG TATCCCAAAGAATCATTTTCGCCCATGGACTCAAAATATATCTATGACAATGGACCCAACAACCCTCCAACTGCCACAGTCATTGGTCCCAACTTCATGGCTTCCAAGTTCTATCACTTTTCTTCCCCTGAG AATTTGGTACTGGCAACACTTTTGGTGCGACCTTATCCTCTTTTCAGTGATCTAGCAATTCATAATGAAATACTGCCTACTAAAGAGAGATATGGATCTGTTCATCGAGTTTATATAGTTTGTGATCAAGAAAATGATGTTTTCCAGAGATTGATGATTGAAAATAATCCTCCTGACGAGGTAAAGGTAATCCCCGACTCTGATCACATGGTCATGTTTTCTAAACCTCATGATCTGTGTTCTTCCCTCATGGAGATTGGAGATAAATACCATTCAACTTAA